One window from the genome of Glycine soja cultivar W05 chromosome 12, ASM419377v2, whole genome shotgun sequence encodes:
- the LOC114379334 gene encoding sodium transporter HKT1-like, producing the protein MMKNFAYYFSQKQQHQRFCRFFPHSLGFLVRFLAFHVHPFFIQLCYFVILSLLGYLGLKASKPRTPLRPNDLDLFYTSVSASTVSSMVAVEMEVVSNSQLILLTLLMFVGGEVFTSMLDLVFARYKFTRSVQNKVSTNHSYLTRTRLPPVDDTSGLDQIFFSSNPFLSTKKPSINANQIELGLVSIHHSESENHKPSDSNNTNVPKGTVVSFNDSDRLKYNCLSYLTYLVLGYLVVVQFVGFSSVSLYITLVPSARQVLKNKGIKIATFSLFTIVSTFASCGFIPTNENMMVFKKNSGLLLLVLPHILLGNTLYPPCLRLVIMVLERITKREEYSHLLKNFKDVGYDHMLSALHCCLLVATVLGFNLIQFVMLCSMEWNTKIMEGLNVYEKVVASLFQVTNARHAGESVFDLSSISSVILVLFVVMMYLPPYTTFLPVREHENDAKRSEKSVLECLVFSQLSYLVIFIILICITESKSLREDPLNFNVLNITLEVISAYGNVGFSTGYSCARQLKPDATCKDSWVGFSGRWSSKGKFILILVMFFGRLKKFNMKGGKAWDLS; encoded by the exons ATGATGAAGAATTTTGCCTACTACTTCAGTcaaaaacaacaacatcaacGTTTTTGTAGGTTTTTCCCACACAGCCTTGGATTCTTGGTTCGTTTTCTAGCCTTCCATGTCCACCCCTTCTTTATTCaactttgttattttgtgaTTCTTTCTCTGCTTGGTTACCTCGGTCTCAAGGCCTCCAAGCCAAGGACCCCCCTTAGACCAAATGACTTGGACCTCTTTTACACCTCAGTTTCTGCTTCCACAGTTTCTAGCATGGTAGCCGTTGAAATGGAGGTTGTCTCCAATTCTCAACTAATTCTCCTAACCCTTCTCATGTTTGTTGGTGGCGAAGTTTTCACTTCCATGCTCGACCTTGTATTTGCTAGGTATAAATTCACCCGGAGTGTCCAAAATAAAGTTAGCACCAATCATTCTTACCTGACTCGAACAAGATTACCTCCGGTAGATGATACTTCTGGTTTAGaccaaattttttttagcaGCAATCCTTTTTTATCCACAAAGAAGCCCTCGATTAATGCCAATCAAATTGAACTTGGTTTAGTTTCTATTCATCATTCAGAATCAGAAAACCACAAACCAAGTGATAGTAATAATACTAACGTTCCAAAGGGCACGGTAGTGTCCTTTAACGACAGTGATAGACTTAAGTATAACTGTCTTAGTTACCTGACTTATTTAGTTTTAGGTTACCTTGTGGTGGTTCAATTTGTTGGCTTTAGTTCTGTGTCTTTGTACATAACCCTGGTACCGAGTGCAAGACAAGTACTGAAAAATAAAGGCATTAAGATTGCAACGTTTTCTTTGTTTACCATAGTTTCCACGTTTGCTAGTTGTGGTTTCATCCCCACCAACGAGAACATGATGGTTTTCAAGAAGAACTCGGGGCTTCTTCTCCTTGTTCTCCCACACATCCTTCTAGGTAACACCCTTTACCCACCGTGTTTGAGGCTTGTGATAATGGTTCTGGAAAGGATTACTAAAAGAGAGGAATACTCGCACTTGCTTAAGAATTTCAAAGACGTGGGTTATGATCACATGCTTTCTGCTCTTCATTGTTGCCTCCTGGTTGCTACTGTGTTGGGTTTTAATCTTATACAGTTTGTGATGCTTTGCTCTATGGAGTGGAACACCAAAATCATGGAGGGTTTGAATGTGTATGAGAAAGTGGTGGCGTCCTTGTTTCAAGTTACAAACGCGAGACACGCCGGTGAATCTGTTTTTGATCTCTCCTCCATCTCTTCAGTCATATTGGTACTCTTCGTTGTCATGAT GTACCTCCCACCATACACCACATTTTTACCAGTAAGAGAGCATGAAAATGATGCGAAGAGAAGCGAAAAAAGCGTGTTGGAGTGTCTTGTATTCTCTCAACTCTCTTACTTGGTCATTTTCATTATTCTGATTTGCATCACTGAGAGCAAAAGCTTAAGAGAGGACCCGCTCAACTTTAATGTGTTGAACATCACCCTAGAAGTCATCAG TGCTTATGGAAACGTAGGCTTCTCAACGGGATACAGCTGCGCTAGGCAATTGAAACCCGATGCGACGTGCAAAGATTCATGGGTTGGATTCTCCGGTAGGTGGAGTAGCAAAGGCAAGTTTATCCTTATCTTGGTCATGTTCTTTGGGAGGCTCAAAAAATTCAACATGAAAGGTGGCAAAGCCTGGGACCTCTCCTAG